A genomic segment from Chitinophaga flava encodes:
- a CDS encoding mannose-1-phosphate guanylyltransferase, with protein sequence MTQLNSHFYVAIMAGGIGSRFWPHSRTDNPKQFLDILNTGKTLLQWTYERFLSFIPKENIFVVTHQQYTNKVAEQLPELAEANIVSEPSRKNTAPCVAYISHKIHKQDPLANIICAPADHLIVDGPAFTNACLNALLFVQKHSALITLGIKPTRPDTGYGYIQYEPQQVADNVYKVKTFTEKPNMELAKTFLQSGDFLWNAGIFVWNVKTILSAFREYLPEIDELFAQSSYALNTPEEKDVIEKVYPQCTNISIDYGIMEKADNVYVIPSNFGWSDLGTWASAYENLEKDYLGNAVQGKNVVVIDATKCMVKVPNDKLVLLQGLDEFIVIDTQDVLLICKKDNEQQIKEYVAEIKRNKGDKFL encoded by the coding sequence ATGACACAACTGAACAGCCATTTTTACGTGGCAATTATGGCCGGTGGAATCGGCAGTCGCTTCTGGCCTCACAGCCGCACCGATAATCCCAAGCAGTTCCTGGATATTCTGAATACCGGGAAAACATTGCTTCAATGGACGTATGAGCGATTTTTAAGCTTCATCCCCAAGGAGAATATCTTTGTGGTTACCCACCAGCAATATACTAATAAGGTTGCCGAACAACTCCCTGAGCTCGCTGAGGCCAATATCGTCAGTGAACCATCCCGTAAAAATACAGCTCCCTGTGTTGCCTATATCTCCCATAAAATACATAAGCAGGACCCACTGGCTAACATCATCTGTGCACCCGCCGATCACCTGATCGTTGACGGACCAGCCTTTACCAATGCCTGTCTCAACGCGCTCCTGTTTGTACAGAAACACAGTGCCCTCATAACACTGGGGATCAAACCTACCCGTCCCGACACCGGCTATGGTTATATCCAGTACGAACCACAACAGGTGGCCGACAACGTGTACAAGGTGAAAACCTTTACCGAAAAGCCTAACATGGAACTGGCCAAAACATTCCTGCAAAGCGGCGACTTCCTCTGGAATGCCGGCATCTTTGTATGGAACGTTAAAACCATCCTCTCTGCATTCCGGGAATACCTGCCCGAAATAGACGAGCTCTTCGCACAAAGCTCTTACGCGCTCAATACCCCCGAAGAAAAAGATGTGATCGAAAAAGTATACCCGCAATGCACCAACATCTCCATCGATTACGGTATCATGGAGAAAGCAGATAATGTATACGTGATCCCTTCCAACTTCGGCTGGAGCGACCTTGGTACCTGGGCTTCCGCCTACGAAAACCTCGAAAAGGATTACCTTGGTAATGCTGTACAGGGCAAGAATGTAGTAGTAATAGACGCCACCAAATGCATGGTGAAAGTCCCCAATGATAAACTGGTACTCCTGCAGGGCCTCGATGAATTTATTGTAATCGATACCCAGGATGTGCTGCTCATCTGCAAAAAAGATAATGAACAGCAAATCAAGGAATACGTAGCAGAAATCAAACGCAATAAAGGCGATAAATTCCTGTAA
- a CDS encoding methionine aminotransferase produces MSKLPHTGTTIFSVMSALAAEHKAINLSQGFPDYDCSDELKEMVSLAMQQGHNQYAPMPGLMQLRSAIAAKIKSLYQQNINPDTDITITPGGTYAIYTAIATYIHPGDEVIIFEPAYDSYIPNVLVNGGKPVLIPLSFPEYRINWETVRSKITPRTKMIMVNTPHNPTGSILQEEDMAELEKLVAEFNILVLSDEVYEHLVFDGARHLSVLRYPAIYRNSFVTFSFGKVFHNTGWKMGYCVAPEHLMKEYRKVHQYLCFSVNTPMQYGLARFLETPAHYLELPAFYQQKRDYFLELMKDSRFTPLHSEGSYFQLMRYDRISSEGDKEFAVRLTKEFGVAAIPVSAFYQDGKDDHVVRFCFAKKETTLEQAAAKLRAI; encoded by the coding sequence ATGTCCAAATTACCTCACACAGGAACCACCATCTTTTCCGTTATGTCGGCCCTGGCAGCGGAACATAAGGCTATTAATCTCTCACAGGGCTTCCCGGATTATGATTGCAGCGATGAATTGAAGGAAATGGTCTCTCTGGCCATGCAGCAAGGGCATAACCAATATGCGCCCATGCCCGGCCTGATGCAGCTACGTTCTGCCATCGCCGCTAAAATCAAAAGCCTTTATCAGCAAAACATCAATCCCGACACCGACATTACCATCACCCCCGGTGGCACTTACGCGATCTATACGGCCATCGCTACCTACATCCACCCGGGTGATGAAGTGATCATTTTTGAACCCGCCTACGACAGCTACATTCCCAATGTACTGGTCAACGGTGGCAAACCGGTGTTGATCCCCCTCTCTTTCCCGGAATACCGGATCAACTGGGAAACTGTGCGCAGCAAAATAACGCCCCGCACTAAAATGATAATGGTCAACACACCACACAACCCTACCGGCAGCATCCTGCAGGAAGAAGACATGGCTGAACTGGAAAAACTGGTAGCAGAATTTAATATCCTCGTACTGTCTGATGAGGTATATGAACACCTGGTGTTTGATGGCGCCCGCCACCTGAGTGTATTACGCTATCCGGCTATTTACCGTAACAGCTTTGTGACCTTTTCCTTCGGGAAAGTTTTCCACAACACCGGCTGGAAAATGGGGTATTGTGTAGCACCGGAACACCTGATGAAGGAATACCGGAAAGTACACCAGTATCTCTGTTTTTCTGTAAATACTCCGATGCAGTACGGACTGGCCCGGTTTCTGGAAACCCCGGCGCATTATCTCGAACTGCCGGCATTTTACCAGCAGAAAAGGGACTATTTTCTGGAACTGATGAAAGATTCACGTTTTACGCCACTGCACAGCGAGGGAAGTTATTTTCAGCTGATGCGCTATGACCGGATTTCTTCGGAAGGAGACAAGGAATTTGCTGTGAGGCTGACAAAAGAATTTGGCGTGGCTGCCATTCCTGTATCCGCATTTTATCAGGATGGAAAGGATGATCATGTGGTCCGTTTCTGTTTTGCCAAAAAGGAAACCACTCTGGAACAGGCCGCAGCAAAGTTAAGAGCGATATAA
- a CDS encoding carbonic anhydrase family protein translates to MKTLNKVSQSEITPRQALELLKAGNLRFVDNLRINRNLLQMVNDTSDGQWPMAAIVSCMDSRTSAELVFDQGLGDVFSIRLAGAVISDNVLGSLEYACKAAGSKFIVVLGHTKCGAICGACDAVEMGNLTGLLNKITPAVFAEKTITENRTSKNPEFVGAVTNIHIERSVQAIMEQSHILRDMILKGDVGIIGAMYDVETGVVTFMEHTLILNNDKETAPAMAV, encoded by the coding sequence ATGAAAACATTGAATAAAGTATCACAGAGTGAGATTACACCAAGACAAGCTTTGGAATTATTAAAAGCAGGTAACCTGCGTTTTGTAGATAACCTGCGTATCAACCGTAACCTGCTGCAGATGGTGAATGATACCTCCGACGGCCAGTGGCCGATGGCTGCCATCGTAAGCTGCATGGACTCCCGCACTTCCGCGGAACTGGTATTTGATCAGGGACTGGGAGATGTTTTCAGTATCCGTCTGGCAGGTGCCGTTATCTCCGACAACGTACTCGGAAGCCTGGAATATGCCTGCAAGGCTGCCGGGTCCAAATTTATTGTGGTATTGGGCCACACCAAATGCGGCGCTATCTGCGGTGCCTGCGACGCTGTGGAGATGGGCAACCTCACCGGTTTGCTCAACAAAATCACGCCAGCCGTATTTGCAGAAAAAACCATCACCGAAAACCGTACTTCCAAAAATCCGGAATTCGTGGGTGCGGTGACCAATATACACATAGAACGTTCCGTACAGGCGATCATGGAACAAAGCCATATCCTTCGTGACATGATCCTGAAAGGTGATGTGGGTATTATTGGCGCTATGTACGATGTGGAAACGGGGGTAGTAACTTTTATGGAACATACACTTATCCTGAACAACGATAAGGAAACGGCTCCAGCCATGGCCGTTTAA
- a CDS encoding SulP family inorganic anion transporter produces MNKQTSIFSNIKGDFSSGLVVFLIAVPLCLGIALASGAPLFAGMIAGIVGGLVIGFFSGSQLSVSGPAAGLTAIVLSAITKLGAFDIFLLAVVIGGALQLVLGLIKAGTVANYFPSNVITGMLAAIGIIIILKQLPHAFGYDADSEGSIAFFQADGENTFSALLSAVNHINIGATVITLISIFIILYWSKVPKLNLVPAPLVAVIAGILLNRVFAGNEVLALGANHLVSLPVPESFSDFLGQFTLPRFSAITNKEVWITGLTIAIIASVETLLNVEATDKLDPLKRYTSPNRELKAQGIGNIVSGMIGGLPITSVIVRSSANINAGGRTKLATMVHGSLLLICAGLIPMVLNMIPLATLAAVLLVTGYKLCKLEVFKEMFKNGKYQWVPFVATVAAIVFTDLLIGIAIGMAVSILAILRGNMKSSYYFRKEKYQTGDSIRLELAQEVSFLNKASILLTLDHLPSDTTVVIDAEKTAYIDFDVLQTIREFKDIKAPQKNITVILTGFKDVYKIPNTPGSQIEEHNRRSNGHVHTIAAGSHKELLKQLQLN; encoded by the coding sequence ATGAACAAGCAAACATCAATCTTCTCCAATATTAAGGGGGACTTCTCTTCGGGTCTCGTTGTTTTCCTCATTGCTGTGCCGCTGTGTCTGGGCATTGCCCTGGCCTCCGGCGCACCGCTTTTTGCCGGCATGATCGCTGGTATTGTTGGCGGTCTTGTTATTGGTTTTTTCAGCGGTTCACAGCTGAGTGTAAGTGGTCCGGCTGCAGGCCTTACCGCCATTGTGTTGTCGGCCATTACCAAACTGGGTGCATTCGACATCTTTTTGCTCGCCGTGGTAATCGGTGGCGCCCTGCAACTGGTGCTGGGGCTCATCAAGGCAGGAACAGTAGCCAACTACTTCCCTTCCAACGTCATCACGGGCATGTTGGCAGCCATTGGTATTATTATCATTTTAAAACAATTGCCTCATGCATTCGGCTATGATGCCGACAGCGAAGGCAGCATTGCCTTTTTCCAGGCAGATGGGGAAAACACCTTCAGCGCGTTGCTGTCTGCTGTCAACCACATCAATATAGGTGCAACAGTTATCACTCTCATATCCATTTTTATCATTCTGTATTGGAGCAAGGTCCCCAAATTAAATCTGGTACCAGCACCTCTCGTGGCTGTAATTGCAGGCATTCTGCTGAACCGTGTATTTGCAGGCAATGAAGTGCTGGCACTGGGGGCCAATCACCTGGTAAGTTTGCCGGTACCGGAAAGTTTTTCAGACTTCCTGGGCCAGTTTACTTTGCCGAGGTTCAGCGCCATTACTAATAAAGAAGTGTGGATAACCGGCCTTACCATTGCAATCATCGCCTCTGTGGAGACATTGCTCAACGTAGAAGCTACCGACAAGCTCGATCCGCTGAAACGTTATACCTCTCCTAACCGGGAACTGAAAGCGCAGGGTATCGGCAATATCGTCAGCGGGATGATTGGCGGACTTCCTATCACTTCCGTGATAGTACGTTCCAGCGCCAACATCAATGCCGGCGGACGCACCAAACTAGCCACTATGGTACACGGCTCCCTGCTCCTGATCTGTGCAGGTTTGATACCAATGGTACTCAACATGATACCGCTGGCCACTCTGGCTGCTGTACTGCTGGTTACCGGCTATAAACTGTGTAAACTGGAAGTCTTCAAGGAAATGTTCAAAAACGGTAAATACCAATGGGTACCTTTCGTAGCCACCGTAGCAGCAATCGTATTCACCGACCTACTGATCGGGATCGCTATTGGTATGGCCGTTAGTATCCTGGCCATCCTGCGTGGTAATATGAAGAGCTCCTACTATTTCCGCAAGGAAAAATACCAGACCGGCGACAGCATCCGGCTGGAACTGGCCCAGGAAGTGTCTTTCCTCAACAAAGCCAGTATCCTTCTGACGCTGGACCATCTGCCTTCCGACACTACCGTAGTGATAGACGCTGAAAAAACGGCCTATATCGACTTCGATGTATTGCAGACGATCCGGGAATTCAAGGACATCAAAGCACCACAAAAAAATATTACTGTTATCCTCACCGGGTTCAAGGATGTATACAAAATTCCTAACACCCCCGGGAGCCAAATAGAGGAGCACAACCGGCGTAGTAACGGGCACGTACACACCATAGCTGCCGGTAGTCATAAAGAATTGCTCAAACAATTGCAATTGAACTAG